The nucleotide sequence gatccaaaaaatatatatttagaatTAACAACTTCAAGACTATTCTATTTAATCATTTGCAGAAGGTAAGTGATGGTGGTTTCTACATAATTCATAAGATTATAatcgattaaaaaaaataaaattgagtataataagatatataatttGTGGAtatgagtttgagaggagtttggACCGTAAATTTAATGGAGACAAGagtattttcaaaaataaaagagTTATGGGTGATATAAGATGGGTAACTAGTTGAAGAGGTATTGTCTAAAAGCTGACAAGAAAAACATCCTAAGCTGCTTACAAGAAATAAAGTTTCCTAGAGCATAAAGCTAAATAAAGGTTGTAATGTTACCTTCAACCAGAGGAAAGTGCTCACTAGCAATGTTTTATACAATAGATTTGAGTGTTTAATGTTGTGTTAGCTTCGGTAAGCGATAAAATGAGGAATCGTATCGTCTAAGAtggtatatgatgttggatggtgGCAAAATATGagtgcttgataatttataaatCTGAGTATTTATTATTAGAAACTATATATAAAGATTTATGTATTTCAAGTAACTAAGACTTTTCAGCTTTATCATTATGTGTTGCTAAATCATAACTCGCAAATGTCTTACTCCATTTCAAACAGCAGCAACTCACGTTGGAAAAAGATCAAGAAAGCCAGAAATTTTCCTATTTATCAGCTTCGAAGAACAACAAAGGCAAACCCTCAATCAAACACAGTGGAAATTGCAACTGCAATAATGGATGGGATAGAAGCCACCGTCAGTTGGCATTAGTGACAAGGGGCAACGAGATGTGTGCACCCTAATCAAGTGGAGGCTGTGCCTCGAGCCATCCTTTCCCATCAATATATGAAATATCAATTAACTTCCTTAGCTCATAATTACTCACCTGCTTCTCCCACTTCACTCTACCTGAGAGGTCTGATCCTGGTCCTATGCATCCCGATTCAGCAAACGTTACAACACCTCTGAAGTACAAAAAAAGATGATGTCGTAAGTCTCTGGATCATCCTCTTTTTAAAAACAGATGAATTCAGATCAACAGTAAAAAATTGCAATTAGTAACATCGGAAAATAATGTCGTACGTCTCGTGcacaagatctttttttttcttgtgataaACTTACTAATATATCATCTTTTTCGATAAATAAAAATTGAACATAGAAATACCATTCGTTTACTTACTCGTAACCTTTAGAATTCCAAATATACCATCCTGCTGGAACAATGATGTCTGACATGAAGGTCTGATAAAATAACACCCTCGAGTAGTGTTTCCATGCCCTCCCCAAGTAAGTTGCTTGAGACCCTGAGATGGTGCACCACTTGAACACGAAGCCACTATTGTCATTGGCACTGTTTCGCCCTTGAGCTGTCACATATCCTGGCTGCTGAAGGCTTTTAACTGTTGATATCTTGCATCGCTGCGTGACACAGCAATTTGATCAGACACAACGTATGAAACTATAAATCATGTTTCATGCATGTTTTATTTGATTAGTAGGTCGACTTAAGGAGCTATTTTCGAAATTTTTAGGTCAAAACTCCCAAATTTAATAGATATAATACCAACATATTTCAATCTGAATAGTACACAATAGAAGGAATAAATTGAAAAAAAGAGAGGCTTATACGAGCAATTATAATTAAATGAGATAAATAGGAGAGTATGTACAGACAGTATCATTAGGACATGCATTATTTATATTTGCATGTCGAGTCGGATCAAAGTAACTTAGACATGATCTAAAATTATCATCCCTACAAACTAGTGTTGAATCAAAATGATACCTCATAAATAGATTGGCCATATCCGAAGATGAAGTCGACCACACCTTCGATGTAGCAACGCTTGAAGTAGTGTCTTCCATGCATATCAGCGATAGTGTCTTGAAACCCAATGAATCTGCAGTCGTAGAAGGCAGATTTGTCTCCCGAAATCCAAGCGGCCACCGCGGGGGTCAGTTTGGCGAATCCATTGTACGTATTCTGCATCAAATATCGACTCATCAAACCGGTCGTTTGAACTCCTAATCCATGCACATAAACCTGTTTCGTCGATTATTACAGTAGAATGATAAGATCGCTTGACGGCCATGAACAGCATATGGATTGATTTGTATGCTGGTCTTAGCTACTTGGGCCAGAGACTGTGAGATATAGATCAGTGAAACCTTGAAGGTTATCCTCTTGGCAACAAAGTTGAAGGCATATGACGTGAAGGTTGCACTGGTGTTAGTGGTATGGCCACTGGAGTCGCCGTTGTAGTCTCCCCACTCGATGGACGTCGTCTGAGCTCCATCTCCTTCCAGTACGACGTAGCTCTTGGTGCTCTTCACGTTCACCTTCTCCCTGCTTACCCCACCCTATGAACGACCAGCTctttcaaggtataaagcaaGGGAAGGAGAACCAACCTGTAGACGCCAGCAGCGACGTGAATCTTCGTCCACTTGTTGTTGTTGTCAGGAACGGAGTCGATCGCCTGCTGAATGCTCTTGAAATCGCCACCGCCCTTGAGGTTGACGACGATGGTTCTCGCGATGGAGGTAGCTGCAATGGCCACAGGAGCACGTAGTGATATGGAGGAGAAGAcggagaggaagaggacgagccaCCTCATTTGGAGCATTTGGAAACACGTATATGCAAGGCTTGCGAGAAATGGATCGGTAGTGGAAGGGAATACTACCTAgtgtggcatatatatatatatatatatatatatatagagagagagagagagagagagagagagagagagagagagaaagagagagagagagagattatacaGTGGGAGTGAGACGGTTGTACAAAACTTTCTGCTGTTCTTCTTCGACATTTTCGCTGCAAGTAAAAATCTGAACTCTATCTTGACAGAAGAAAGAGAGTTTGAATTCCCTTTGGTGTATTTGTTGCATAAATGTAGCCAAGTGAATTTTTGTAAGGATAAAAGAGTTTTCAATTCTTTCTGTTATGAGAAAAGTTGCATGCATAGCTGAAGAATCTACACATATAATAAAATTAGAGTTAATATCCATCGATGACATTGAAGGTCAAATTGATGTTAGTAGTGCCTCTAAATAATCGGTGGAAGTAATAGAGAAAAtttgtattctttttcttttcaggttCTTAAGTGAGTATGGTTAGTATTTAGTAGCATTAACTTGGGATTATTACAAGGATATTAAtgtgagttatatatatatatatatatatatatatatatatatatatatatatatatatatatatatatatatatatatatatatatcattgacaTCTTGGTCAGTCCAACACAGTCGAGACCCATAAGTGTAGAAATATTTGATGTGTTCGAGATGAAAATATCATGCTCTCGATGTAAAAATAACATGCTTCTAAGATTGAAATGTTACTTCTAAGGTGTCACCTAAATAAAGACCGAGAGAGATTTTTCGATCCGATCCCTccgatatttaaattaataatttgagatcTCCAAATGTGGGTTTGAATAGTTCAAAAG is from Musa acuminata AAA Group cultivar baxijiao chromosome BXJ3-8, Cavendish_Baxijiao_AAA, whole genome shotgun sequence and encodes:
- the LOC103994257 gene encoding putative pectinesterase 10, with protein sequence MLQMRWLVLFLSVFSSISLRAPVAIAATSIARTIVVNLKGGGDFKSIQQAIDSVPDNNNKWTKIHVAAGVYREKVNVKSTKSYVVLEGDGAQTTSIEWGDYNGDSSGHTTNTSATFTSYAFNFVAKRITFKNTYNGFAKLTPAVAAWISGDKSAFYDCRFIGFQDTIADMHGRHYFKRCYIEGVVDFIFGYGQSIYEISTVKSLQQPGYVTAQGRNSANDNSGFVFKWCTISGSQATYLGRAWKHYSRVLFYQTFMSDIIVPAGWYIWNSKGYEGVVTFAESGCIGPGSDLSGRVKWEKQVSNYELRKLIDISYIDGKGWLEAQPPLD